The sequence gttaacgatcttgttaaatgttgttaacccattgtttattatatctaatgagatgttaaattattacattatcatgatattatgatgtattaatatatattaatatgatatatatacaattaagtgtcgttacaacgataatcgttacatatatgcctcgtttcgaaatccttaagttagtagtcttgtttttacatatatagttcattgttaatatacttaatgatatgtttaattatcataataccatgttaactatatatatatatatatatatatccatatatatgacatcatatagtttttacaagttttaacgttcgtgaatcaccggtcaacttgggtggtcaattgtctatatgaaacctatttcaattaatcaagtcttaacaagtttgattgcttaacatgttggaaacacttaatcatgtaaataataatttcatttaataaatataatcatggaaaagttcgggtcactacaccccacGCCCACTTTTGACCAGTTCTTGGTTTACAAACCCAAAGGTCATAACCCGACTCGTACACCCCATTCTCGCTTCGTATATACTCTTAGACTACACGTATACATCAACCAACACTTTAAATCATTTAAGCACATATACGAACAAGATATAACGTTCTAATAATTAAATATGTACCTTAAGTCATATACgatgaaaacggggtgttacataaaaTACACATTAAGTGTGTAAaaacatcaatgttaagtcatacttgaatatgttacacaatgtgttacttagacaagaccaaacaaattattgaccattattcttttgtgaaccattttacacttaattcattgaagtaaactagttacttgaatcctagtattctaactaataacacatagcaagcatgttaatcaagttggcaaattaatgagtattaaatatattagcaagtagcaagtaatactcacacatagcaagagatagttatcttaaaatcaatcatatggatatttgcacaacactatggtttaagctttagcaagcttacttgcaatataacatattgcatgattaatgtgtaagcacacattaatgtccaacacatgcacaagggaagagaaaTATCTAGTTGGGACTTGATGATCATCCAAAatatatctaagtgtattttaggattacaagtctttactagttatacttaaaaatattgttcttcatttagccttaatttgtcactaagtaatctttaattgtaaagtgttctagtgacattagcttatgtgtgttggtagttggtgatcatcctaagaatgtcaggacaagttttaagatcaaactttattgattaacacttatgtgttattcctaatcatggttaatttgtcattaagatgtaattaagtgtaattaaccaagattagtgtttttatgaccaaaactcaattgagtatggagggtATGGAGGGGGCAtatattctaagcgtgttgagaaaggtttcatgaattatagatgtcggaaagtagtcaaactaaatttgatcaaaaatggtgacagagaatTCCGCGGTCGtactacggttgaccgtggtggcgaccaacTTGTTTTCACCAAACTGCGTTGCAAATATCAGTTTTATTGAATGACTTTTTAGGGTCTGGAGAAACACTGAGTCAAAGAAGTTCAGTCACAGACTCATTGAATCTAGAGTTCAACTCTTGTAATTGATTATCAATAGCAGCAAAGAATACATCAACTCGATAATGATGCTCAACAGTCACACTGTCTTCTTTAGAATGAGAACGAATTACGTCTTTGTAACTTCGAGACATTTTAGGAACTCGAATATTATTACCCTCACAAAAAGAAACAACTTTAGTCAAAAGtgattcccatccttgatcttttagattttgaattaATGTCTTTGTAGTGGAAACCAAACACAAAGCATTAACGATACCTTGATATTTacgttgaaaagttttgtaagaacCAGATTATTTAATGTACATAATGTGTATATAAGTGGTGTACATAAGTGCTATTGTATGTGTACATAAGCGAGCGTGGGGTTGTAGCATGTTAAAAAGCTGGCAGTTGAGTTTTGTGCCTTACGGCGCGCCGCGCCGGGTAGTTGCACGCCGCACAAAGTGTCTGGAACAGctcccttgtttttaaattaaaacaaaataagggcaaatgggtaattttgcTAAGACACAGTTTCTAGGTCATTTATGACCAGATTTGGTGGATAAGGTTCATTCAACACCTTCACCAACCTCATCCTCACCTTCATTCATTTCTAGAGAGAGAGTAGTGTGAGAAAGTGATTTTGTAAGTGAATCAAGTGGGTTTTTGCTAGATCAAGCTCAAGTCTTGGTGTCCTTGCTTCCTAGCATCTCCCTTGTTGTTGTGGTAAGCCTCAAATTCGTTTTTAGAGttgatttgtgtttaatgtgtttaatTTGAGACTAGGTTGTGTTAAACCCTAACTTGGGAAAGATTTGGGGTTTATGGTTTGGATTAAAGTGTAAGAACCAAATTAATGACGATTTTGTGTGTAAAAGTTCAAGTATATGTGTTTGTGAACTTGCTAGTGTTAAAATTAAAGATTAACTTGTTGAAAATGAGTTTTGTGTGCGTAACTAGTGAAAGTTGATTTTGACCCATTTGGGTGTCAAGATGTGTTTTGTACTTAAATCGGGCTAAAATGAGTTTAAGTGTCAAAAGTGGTGTAATTAGACATTTCGGGAACACGGGAACTAGTCTCGATGTTTTTGGACCTTTGGGtaacgttaaaagtgcaaaagggtgtaaaTTGCACTTTTGGGTCTATTTGGGCGGATTGTGAGTTCAAAGACCCAAGGTGGAAAAGTGTTGATTTATGTTAATGTAATAGGTGATTTCATTGACGATTGAAGAGCTTGTTGGCTTACCTTCGTTTTGGATACAAggagagtggaataattatacgtgtacgtatatagtgtatttatttacgtattatggtatgaaccaaagagccggtagtgccatagcatgtgcgagtgtgctatgatgtcaaccaaagagccgatagtatcgtagtacgtgtgttgtagtgtgaaccaaagagccggtagcactatagcacgagttgttagggtgtgaaccaaagagtcggtagcatcatgacaagtgcgtatggtgtgaaccaaagagccggtagcaccatgacgcgggtatggttaaccatatggtttgagtatgtgttgtagtgtaacaTATTATATTGTTTCGATTATATGCTATTGGATATGCTAGTTGCGTTAGTGGAGGTtgttagctttgtacttgagatggtatgctaattattttgctagcatgtatgcagtatgtgagtaagtgattgcaagtatgtatattatatatatatatatatatatatatatatatatatatatatatatatatatatatatatatatatatatatatatatatatatatatatatatatatatatatatatatatatatatatatatataatcattgcattcactaagcgttatgcttaccctctcgttgttactCTTTTAGGCTCCGAcatggataaaggcaagggtattggtttggattagtggcctcccacTTTTGTTATGATAGGGAACGCTTTTGGagattagcttttgaagtttgaccaaaattgggtagtttaaccccaaacaccatgctctagtgtcgtttggaaattaaactaatgtggtcgaaacttgtatttttgtaacGTAAATGGTAAATCGGGTCAAAgcaggcccggtgtcgtaaaactcgttttattgtgaaaatttgtttaatatattgtcATGAAGTGTTATGATGATTCGGTCcgcttaaaagtgtcgggaagcgagatTTCCGCTTGCTCATTTTTAGACTTAGATCAGAATCTGATCAGAGTGTTTTGTGTGCTTGGGCGCGCCGCGCCGTATCACTGATTTTGGATGCCGAGCACTCTGGCCTATTAACAGGAACAATTTGATGTTACCGCGCGCCGCGCATGTTGGGGGCGCGCCTCGCTATAAgacaagaaaaaaaaaaatttgtgttatGAAATCGGGTGGATAactggttgggttgttacaagcttGACAAAGCTTACCGATTttcttcattattttcttcatcaaGTGCAAAATAATAACAAAATCAAATggcattaagtgtgtgagagtaAAATAAGCATCACCTTTTTGAGAAGAAGTAGAGCCATTAATAGCAATGTCACGTAATACTATTATTGTAGGACCATACAATCTCAACAAGCTACAAATTAATCGGTAATGTGAGCTCCATCTTGTATGTCCAGGTCTTTGCAAACTTTGAAGTTGATTAGCTCCTCTAGCACTCTGAAGCTCTCTAATATTGGCCAGATGTGAAATTTCAAAAATTTGAGCATCTGTAATTGATCGTGGCATTTGGCAGAAGAATCAATGACATTTATAATGAAGTTCAAATTCTTAAAAAATTTGTGCATTTTAACCACTTTTTTAGATGCTGGAACTAAAGCTAGTTGCAACTAATAAGCAAAACAATGTATATAATAAGCACAAGGGCATTCTTTCAACATTAAAGCCTGTAATCCTTTCCATTCCCTACGCATATTACTAGCTCCATCGTAACCTTGCCCCAGGATATCATGAACATCAAGCTTATGAAAAGATAGAGaagacaagatttcattttttaatGTCAATGCGGTTGTATTTTTGACATGAATCAAGTCTAGAAACCTTTCCTTGACATACCCATCTCGGTCAACAAATCTTACAACAATTGCCATTTATTATTTCTTAGATTCATCTCGGGACTCATCAACTATCAAACAAAATTTCGCATTCCCAATTTAATCATGAATGGATTGTTGTATATTTCTAGCAGATATATGCAAAATTTCCTTTTGCACATCGGGTGAAGTATACTTGGCATTTTGAGGAGCATTATTCAACACAACATTCTCAACTTCCTTGTTATAAGAAGCAATAAACGTTAACAAATTCAAAAAATTTCCTTGATTTACTGAATCAGGTATCTCATCATGACCCCTAAAAGCACGAGCTTGCATTGTGAGCCATTTAACTATTTTAACGGAAGTTTTATCTTTCTATCTATTGTCTACAATTTCTTGAGCAGTAATGTTTCTCTATCAAATTTTCTATATGACCCAACTGATTTTTTAATCTTCATAACATTTAACAGAAATTATGAGTTGAAGGAGGAGTTTTACCTTCATATTTGATCAAAGCACACTCTTTACCACAATTCACTTTTTTCCATGTATTAAACCCTTTTACAGTAAATTTATCAGAACCAGCTCGTCCTATAGGCTTCTTATTAAATAAATAGCACAGTAAACAATAGGCATCATCTTTTTCTTAGGAATATTCTAACCACCAAAATCTACTAAGCCAAGTTGATTGAAAGCTTCGATTACCGTTTGAACCACTATCACTTAAAGGATAATTTGACTTGTGAAGTTGATAAGGTCCAAGTTTAATATATTCTCGTCTAATCTCATCACGTTGGTTACTTGGATATTATGTTATTGAAGGCCGTATTCCAGGATCTCTAACTAATGAATCTAACTTAAACTCTTTAGGCTTTGAAGTTTTTTTCAACATCAATTATAGGGGACTTTTCCATGATATTATCATCATCCGGTTGGGATTCCGTATCATTAGCGTCTATTGTAACATTATCTACTTTCTCTTGTGATGGTTAATCATCAAGAACACCACTTTTGTGAAAAAAATAAAGGATTATTTTTTTGGGACCCATGATTACACCTAAAATAATGTAGTAATTTAATATCAATAAACAACGCTACAAGATCTCAAACAATCAAAATTTAAATAAATAACACTCAAAATTAATAATCAATAGTAACAATTATGacaagaaaaattaaaaattataataaaataatatgcTTCTGAATAAaactatcatatcatatcatatataaatacaattatacaaATACAAGTATACAACAAATAATTATAGGATGCAAAATTGTAAAGTAAAAAAGACGGAGAATTTactacccgaaaattttcgaccaaatttaaacttgatctttatatatttccgacacgataagcaaagtctgttaggttgagtctcaaagattttgaactattttcatttatgcaattacccttcgactgttctcgacgattcacgaacaactatttgtaaatagatacatatatatttaaaaatataaatatatatattaattcgaaatataatttgaaatattatattatttagttattagaattatttttgtaaaataaaaataatataatatataataaaatttattattaaaatgaatctatatatagatataaaagtttattgaatacaTTGTGATACTCGGTTGATGTATCGTTAgtattcatatagatctaatatgaaattatgaagatttaaaatgaaagttaaatcgtaaattgattacgaagattttaattttgatagaaatatttttatctttttagtttaaattataatactccgtacatattaattggaattaaaaaaataaatattagatgcaccctgttgatcaggtttcaaacatttaatgaccaaaataaataaaaatatttaagctaaaaaaattgggatttttaggaacaattttatatgttaactgtttagcaatggacacgatata comes from Rutidosis leptorrhynchoides isolate AG116_Rl617_1_P2 chromosome 4, CSIRO_AGI_Rlap_v1, whole genome shotgun sequence and encodes:
- the LOC139843127 gene encoding uncharacterized protein encodes the protein MAIVVRFVDRDGYVKERFLDLIHVKNTTALTLKNEILSSLSFHKLDVHDILGQGYDGASNMRREWKGLQALMLKECPYAQIFEISHLANIRELQSARGANQLQSLQRPGHTRWSSHYRLICSLLRLYGPTIIVLRDIAINGSTSSQKGIVNALCLVSTTKTLIQNLKDQGWESLLTKVVSFCEGNNIRVPKMSRSYKDVIRSHSKEDSVTVEHHYRVDVFFAAIDNQLQELNSRFNESVTELL